A region of Bacteroidales bacterium DNA encodes the following proteins:
- a CDS encoding 4Fe-4S binding protein, whose product MRNKKILIDLTKLRDHRITGRGDKPRLDGILSTYPNTNGLKTIRELAVFRFTCRRCEQAPCIDVCPAEALEKDDEGMIVRHTNLCIACKSCVTICPFGTMMTDFFEHIRNPENYFDLNDERELKKFLEFNPGGVVKLVDMEENEEENIYQLNDQVLVKDIPYEKLKNQNNG is encoded by the coding sequence ATGAGAAACAAAAAAATACTGATTGATCTGACCAAACTCAGGGATCACCGGATAACCGGAAGGGGGGACAAGCCCAGGCTGGACGGTATTTTGAGTACATACCCCAATACCAATGGATTAAAAACCATTCGTGAACTGGCCGTTTTCAGGTTTACCTGCCGGAGATGTGAGCAAGCTCCCTGCATAGATGTATGCCCTGCCGAGGCTCTGGAAAAAGACGATGAAGGCATGATTGTACGCCATACCAATCTGTGTATCGCCTGCAAATCATGTGTTACCATCTGCCCCTTTGGTACCATGATGACCGACTTTTTCGAGCACATAAGAAATCCGGAAAACTACTTTGATCTGAACGATGAACGGGAGTTAAAAAAATTCCTTGAGTTTAACCCAGGAGGGGTCGTAAAATTGGTTGACATGGAAGAGAACGAAGAAGAAAACATCTATCAACTCAACGATCAGGTTCTTGTGAAAGATATTCCTTATGAAAAATTAAAAAATCAAAACAATGGGTGA